A portion of the Paenibacillus hamazuiensis genome contains these proteins:
- the rfbD gene encoding dTDP-4-dehydrorhamnose reductase has product MKILITGAAGQLGKELSIYLNSQQKLEVFAFGKENLNIINFSLVDDLVQKIRPDVIIHSAAYTKVDQAEIDKDTAYEVNAYGTRNICVAAEKVSAKLIYISTDYVFDGTSSIAYNEFDRTNPINVYGKSKKAGEDIVQSLVSRYFIVRTSWVYGFYGNNFVNTMLNLAKEKDEIKVVNDQHGAPTYTLDLARFIYTLLKTELYGIYHATNSGYCSWFEFANTIFSITNTNTKILPCSTEDFPRPASRPKYSVLDHMSIRLNNFEDLRHWKDALKDYLKIKK; this is encoded by the coding sequence ATGAAAATTTTAATAACAGGAGCTGCAGGACAACTCGGGAAAGAATTAAGTATTTATTTAAATAGTCAGCAAAAACTTGAAGTTTTTGCATTTGGTAAAGAAAACTTAAATATTATTAATTTTTCGTTGGTAGATGACTTAGTTCAAAAAATAAGACCAGATGTAATTATCCATTCAGCCGCATATACAAAAGTAGATCAAGCAGAAATAGATAAAGATACAGCTTATGAGGTTAATGCATATGGAACGAGAAATATTTGTGTAGCTGCTGAAAAAGTTTCGGCAAAATTAATTTATATAAGTACTGACTATGTTTTTGATGGAACTAGTTCAATAGCATATAATGAATTTGATCGAACAAATCCGATAAATGTCTATGGCAAATCCAAAAAGGCCGGGGAAGACATTGTACAAAGTCTGGTTAGCAGATATTTCATAGTAAGGACCTCATGGGTCTATGGTTTTTATGGAAATAATTTTGTTAATACGATGTTAAATTTAGCAAAAGAAAAAGATGAAATAAAAGTTGTTAATGATCAACATGGGGCCCCTACCTATACACTTGATTTAGCTAGATTTATTTATACATTACTAAAAACCGAATTATATGGAATCTATCATGCAACAAATAGCGGCTATTGTTCTTGGTTTGAATTTGCGAACACAATATTTAGCATAACTAATACTAATACTAAGATTTTGCCTTGTAGTACAGAGGATTTTCCCAGACCTGCGAGCCGACCTAAATACTCAGTTCTAGATCATATGTCAATAAGGTTAAATAATTTTGAGGATTTAAGACACTGGAAGGACGCATTAAAAGACTATTTGAAAATTAAAAAATGA
- the rfbB gene encoding dTDP-glucose 4,6-dehydratase — MNLLVTGGAGFIGSNFVKYMLNNYPNYKIINLDKLTYAGNLLNLKDIEKKPNYRFVKGDICDKDLINSLIEDIDVIINFAAESHVDRSIKNPEVFLNTNVYGTQILLEAAYKNKISKFIQISTDEVYGSLGKTGLFTESTPLSPNSPYSASKASADLFVKAYFETYGLPINITRCSNNYGPFQFPEKLIPLMVTNALEGKKLPIYGDGLNIRDWLHVNDHCTAIDLVIHKGKPGEVYNIGGNNEKTNLEIVKLILNHLNKSDEIITFVSDRLGHDRRYAIDSSKIQKELGWVPKYSFNEGIKETIDWYLTNNLWWENVKNGEYSKYYEEYYCINIPEKL; from the coding sequence ATTGGTAGTAATTTTGTGAAATATATGCTTAATAATTACCCCAATTATAAAATAATTAATTTAGATAAATTAACATATGCTGGTAATTTATTGAATTTGAAAGATATTGAAAAGAAACCAAACTATCGCTTTGTTAAAGGTGATATATGTGATAAGGATTTAATTAATTCTCTAATTGAAGATATTGATGTTATCATTAATTTTGCTGCCGAGTCGCATGTAGACCGAAGTATAAAAAACCCTGAGGTTTTTTTAAACACAAATGTATATGGAACCCAGATTCTACTTGAAGCTGCTTACAAAAATAAGATAAGCAAGTTTATACAAATTTCTACTGATGAGGTATACGGTTCTCTTGGGAAAACTGGTCTATTCACTGAAAGCACACCACTTTCCCCAAATAGCCCTTATTCTGCAAGTAAAGCAAGTGCAGATTTGTTTGTTAAAGCTTATTTTGAAACGTATGGTTTACCGATTAATATCACACGTTGCTCTAATAATTATGGTCCATTTCAATTCCCTGAGAAGTTAATTCCTTTGATGGTGACTAATGCATTAGAAGGAAAAAAATTGCCTATATACGGAGATGGACTAAATATAAGGGACTGGTTACATGTTAATGATCATTGTACAGCCATTGATTTAGTTATTCACAAAGGCAAACCTGGGGAGGTTTATAATATTGGTGGGAATAACGAAAAAACAAATTTGGAAATCGTTAAATTGATATTAAACCATTTGAATAAATCCGATGAAATAATTACTTTTGTTTCTGATCGTTTAGGCCATGACAGACGTTATGCAATAGATTCTTCAAAAATTCAAAAAGAATTAGGATGGGTACCAAAATATTCTTTTAATGAAGGGATAAAAGAAACAATTGATTGGTATTTAACAAATAATCTTTGGTGGGAGAATGTAAAAAATGGGGAATATTCCAAATATTACGAAGAATATTACTGTATAAACATACCGGAGAAACTGTAA
- a CDS encoding undecaprenyl-phosphate glucose phosphotransferase, with amino-acid sequence MVRGKDRFLSQVYVLIDLIFIEVSFIFSWWLKFQSEMISFESHLPFNIYFPWSFVYCIFSVVLGYVFFLYYPKRKKNFSYEFFKVIQVHIISLLMLLSLLFITKELDISRHFMALFLLNNIIFVSIYRFVLKVFLRKIREKGYNNRFVLIIGAGSVGRKFCQNLKVHPEIGYKVIGFLDDFQKEHDIQNKNIEPILGTIDQLSQIIDNTIVDEVIIALPLEAHKKLPSIINQCEKAGVRTLIIPDYFDILPSKPFFDNFAGIPLINVRDVPLDEMTNRLLKRAFDIVFSLSAILILSPLLIIIAVGVKISSPGPIIFKQERVGLNRRTFMMYKFRSMRALPPGVVDTGWTTANDPRKTKFGAFLRKTSLDELPQFFNVLLGHMSVVGPRPERPYYVEQFKEEIPKYMIKHHIRPGITGWAQACGLRGDTSIEDRIKHDIYYIENWSFIFDIKIIFKTIANGLINKNAY; translated from the coding sequence TTGGTTAGAGGAAAAGATAGATTTTTATCACAGGTTTATGTGCTGATTGATCTAATTTTTATTGAAGTTTCATTTATTTTTTCGTGGTGGCTAAAATTTCAAAGTGAAATGATTTCGTTTGAATCTCACTTGCCATTCAATATATATTTTCCGTGGAGTTTTGTATATTGCATATTTTCTGTTGTTCTAGGTTATGTGTTTTTCTTATACTATCCAAAAAGAAAAAAAAATTTTTCTTACGAATTTTTTAAGGTCATTCAGGTACACATTATAAGTCTTTTAATGTTACTTAGCTTATTATTCATTACGAAAGAACTTGATATATCAAGACATTTCATGGCTTTATTCTTGTTAAATAATATCATCTTTGTTTCAATTTATAGATTTGTTCTTAAAGTATTCCTTCGAAAGATTAGAGAGAAAGGATATAACAATAGATTTGTACTAATTATAGGTGCGGGTTCAGTAGGACGTAAATTTTGCCAAAATCTAAAGGTTCATCCAGAAATAGGGTATAAAGTGATTGGTTTTTTAGATGATTTTCAAAAAGAACACGATATACAAAATAAAAATATCGAACCAATACTGGGGACTATTGATCAACTTTCCCAAATTATTGATAATACAATTGTAGATGAAGTAATAATCGCATTACCTCTAGAAGCTCATAAAAAGCTGCCAAGTATTATAAATCAATGTGAAAAGGCTGGAGTCAGGACATTAATAATTCCCGATTACTTTGACATTTTGCCATCTAAACCGTTTTTTGATAATTTTGCAGGCATTCCGTTAATAAATGTTCGAGATGTACCTCTAGACGAAATGACGAATAGGTTATTAAAACGCGCTTTTGATATTGTTTTTTCACTTTCTGCTATATTAATTTTATCTCCCTTACTAATAATTATAGCAGTTGGTGTAAAGATAAGTTCGCCTGGTCCCATAATTTTTAAGCAAGAACGTGTCGGTTTAAATAGAAGAACATTCATGATGTATAAATTTAGGTCGATGAGAGCATTGCCTCCTGGCGTTGTTGATACAGGTTGGACTACAGCAAATGACCCACGAAAAACCAAATTTGGCGCTTTTTTGCGTAAAACAAGTTTAGATGAATTGCCGCAATTTTTTAATGTATTACTTGGACATATGAGTGTAGTAGGACCTCGACCAGAACGGCCATATTATGTAGAACAATTTAAAGAAGAAATTCCGAAATACATGATTAAACATCATATTCGTCCCGGAATTACAGGTTGGGCGCAGGCTTGTGGACTAAGGGGCGATACATCGATTGAGGATCGAATTAAACATGACATCTACTACATCGAGAATTGGAGTTTCATATTTGATATCAAAATTATTTTTAAAACTATCGCAAACGGTCTAATTAATAAGAATGCATATTAG
- a CDS encoding CopG family ribbon-helix-helix protein: MANAQNTKRIMISLPDYLLQEVDGIVEKENSNRSEFIRQAMKLYLMERKKRHLRESMQRGYMEMAKINLHMASEAFLAEEEADNTLDRLVSGV; this comes from the coding sequence GTGGCCAATGCTCAAAATACGAAACGAATCATGATCAGCTTGCCGGACTATTTATTGCAGGAAGTCGACGGCATCGTGGAAAAGGAGAACTCCAACCGCAGCGAATTCATTCGACAAGCGATGAAGCTGTATTTAATGGAGCGGAAAAAGCGCCACCTGCGCGAATCCATGCAGCGAGGGTACATGGAAATGGCGAAGATCAATCTGCATATGGCTTCGGAGGCATTTTTGGCGGAGGAAGAAGCGGATAACACTCTTGACCGTTTAGTTAGCGGGGTGTAA
- a CDS encoding IS1634 family transposase: MYIRTISRKNKNGSITRYVQLAHNERNPVTGTPQAKVLYHFGRADELDMEGLKRLAASIHRFIGEPQAPSPSSAQPASVTLLSSRSLGGVWLLDQLWKKLGIGEAITRRLADREYRMPVERAIFAMVANRALAPSSKLAIEDWVDREVVIPDLPAFDVQHGYRAMDFLLTSEESIQREVFHTVADLLNLEVDLLFFDTTSTYFETEEDDEDDFRKTGYSKDHRPDLPQVVIGFAVTREGIPIRCWVWPGNTSDMNVVPQVKKDLIGWKLGRVITVVDRGFSSEDNLRVLQQSGGHYIAGEKMTSGKPTVEAALAHPGRFKTIRDNLEVKEIVVGDGEARKRYVLVRNPEEAKRDAARREAHLEQLRTELARLKELDGEAHTGAHCRLHSHPTYKRYLKTDKRGNLRIDLAAVKAMEHLDGKYLLRTSDDTLSTEDVALGYKQLLQVEAAFRTLKQSLELRPVYHRKEERIRAHVLLCWLALMLIRIAENQTGQTWREIRSLMQTLHLVEYRLDGGKLRQRTELTDEHRAIVSALQIAEPQQIWDISLS; this comes from the coding sequence ATGTATATACGAACAATCTCTCGTAAAAATAAAAACGGTTCGATCACCCGTTACGTACAGCTCGCCCATAATGAGCGAAATCCTGTGACCGGAACTCCACAAGCGAAAGTCCTGTACCATTTCGGCCGCGCTGACGAACTGGACATGGAGGGCTTGAAACGTCTTGCCGCCAGCATCCACCGTTTTATTGGCGAGCCGCAAGCGCCCTCTCCATCTTCAGCGCAACCCGCTTCGGTTACGCTCCTTAGCAGTCGTTCGCTGGGCGGCGTATGGCTGCTCGATCAACTTTGGAAGAAGCTTGGTATCGGCGAAGCGATTACACGACGACTTGCCGACCGGGAATACCGCATGCCGGTTGAACGCGCCATCTTTGCCATGGTGGCCAATCGGGCGCTGGCACCAAGCAGCAAGCTGGCGATTGAAGATTGGGTGGATCGTGAAGTGGTCATCCCGGACCTTCCGGCGTTTGACGTGCAGCATGGCTACCGGGCAATGGATTTTCTGCTCACGTCGGAAGAAAGCATCCAGCGTGAAGTGTTCCATACGGTAGCGGATTTGCTGAATCTGGAAGTCGATCTGCTGTTCTTCGACACGACCTCCACGTATTTTGAGACGGAAGAGGACGACGAAGACGATTTTCGCAAAACCGGTTATTCGAAAGACCATCGCCCCGACCTTCCGCAGGTGGTCATCGGTTTTGCTGTCACGCGTGAGGGCATCCCGATTCGTTGTTGGGTGTGGCCGGGCAATACGTCGGATATGAACGTTGTGCCGCAGGTGAAAAAGGATCTGATCGGGTGGAAACTCGGGCGTGTGATTACCGTCGTCGACCGCGGTTTCTCCTCCGAAGACAATCTGCGCGTACTGCAACAGAGCGGCGGCCACTACATTGCCGGGGAGAAGATGACGTCGGGCAAGCCGACCGTCGAAGCGGCACTCGCGCATCCGGGACGTTTCAAAACGATCCGAGACAACCTGGAGGTCAAGGAGATCGTCGTGGGGGATGGCGAAGCGCGCAAGCGATACGTGCTCGTTCGCAATCCGGAAGAAGCAAAGCGGGATGCCGCCCGGCGCGAAGCGCATCTGGAGCAGCTGCGCACGGAGCTTGCCCGGTTGAAGGAACTGGACGGCGAAGCGCATACCGGGGCACACTGCCGTCTACACAGCCATCCGACGTACAAACGGTATCTCAAGACCGACAAGCGCGGCAATCTGCGTATCGATCTGGCCGCCGTCAAAGCGATGGAGCATCTGGACGGCAAATACTTGCTGCGCACCTCTGACGACACCTTGTCCACGGAAGACGTGGCACTCGGGTACAAGCAATTGCTTCAGGTGGAAGCAGCGTTTCGGACACTCAAGCAATCGCTGGAACTGCGGCCGGTCTACCACCGGAAAGAAGAACGGATTCGCGCACATGTCCTGCTTTGCTGGCTGGCCTTGATGCTCATCCGGATTGCAGAAAACCAAACCGGTCAAACGTGGCGCGAGATTCGTTCGCTCATGCAGACGCTGCATCTGGTTGAGTACCGTTTGGATGGTGGAAAGCTGCGGCAACGGACGGAATTAACGGACGAACATCGGGCAATTGTTTCGGCCTTGCAAATCGCAGAACCCCAGCAAATATGGGATATTTCGCTCTCTTGA
- a CDS encoding outer membrane lipoprotein carrier protein LolA: MRRATWMVSIMMCLAIVLAGCGIGKKDSAGVVKDLDRVMNKLDSYHGAGKMTLHTGLEPQEYAVDVSFQAPHYYRISLTNEKKDITQIVLRNDDGVFVLTPHLNKSFRFQSDWPENQGQVYLYQSLAQSILMDNERQFTMDKDSYVFDVQANYQNGSLARQKVWLNKKDLAPTHVEVSDANSNVMVIVDFKEFEFGKKFDKDSFDMQRNMTSYNIQKSMPAAAQTGDGASKDAGGAASGKGTDAKATTGAANSNNNGTAGQAGKGDANGAAGANAQTSNGAANQSNGTAGQAGKGNANGAAGANAQTGNGAANQSNGTAGQAGKGNANGAAGANAQTGNGAANQSNGTAEQAGNGSSGGKNQAGGTASNGSAANGTAGNNSATGAGTTGLAAGAGAAGNSSATGGASAKGSTNGANGAIAGSAAGATPGGATAGSAAGATPSGATGSDGSKATAAKQQFGVIEPTYIPSGVKKQDIRDMKLGEDQAVLLRYSGKFNYTLVESMPQAQTVSSLPGDIVDLGYTLAVITGDSKKTLTWTYDGVEFRLSTGDLPLDEMIKVAQAVQGQVGK; the protein is encoded by the coding sequence ATGCGCCGGGCTACATGGATGGTAAGCATCATGATGTGTTTGGCTATTGTGCTCGCAGGGTGCGGAATAGGCAAGAAGGATTCCGCCGGAGTTGTCAAGGATTTGGATCGGGTGATGAACAAGCTGGACAGCTACCACGGTGCGGGGAAAATGACGCTGCATACGGGGCTGGAGCCGCAGGAGTATGCGGTGGATGTGAGCTTTCAGGCTCCGCATTATTACCGGATTTCGCTGACAAACGAGAAGAAGGATATTACGCAAATCGTGCTTCGGAATGATGATGGGGTGTTTGTGCTGACGCCGCATTTGAATAAAAGCTTCCGCTTCCAAAGCGATTGGCCGGAAAATCAAGGCCAGGTGTATTTGTATCAATCGCTGGCGCAAAGTATTTTGATGGATAACGAACGTCAGTTTACGATGGATAAGGATTCGTATGTTTTTGATGTACAGGCTAATTACCAAAACGGGTCCTTGGCTCGCCAAAAGGTGTGGCTGAACAAGAAGGATTTGGCTCCTACTCATGTTGAGGTTTCGGATGCGAATTCTAATGTCATGGTGATTGTGGACTTCAAGGAATTTGAATTTGGCAAGAAGTTCGATAAGGATTCCTTTGACATGCAGCGAAATATGACAAGCTATAACATTCAAAAGTCGATGCCGGCTGCGGCACAGACGGGGGATGGGGCATCAAAGGATGCAGGCGGAGCGGCGTCCGGTAAAGGTACGGATGCGAAGGCGACAACAGGTGCCGCGAATAGCAACAATAACGGTACCGCCGGGCAGGCCGGCAAGGGTGACGCAAATGGTGCTGCTGGTGCGAATGCACAAACAAGCAATGGAGCAGCCAACCAAAGCAATGGTACCGCAGGGCAGGCCGGCAAGGGTAACGCAAATGGTGCAGCCGGTGCGAATGCACAAACAGGCAATGGAGCAGCCAACCAAAGCAATGGTACCGCAGGGCAGGCCGGCAAGGGCAACGCAAATGGTGCCGCCGGTGCAAATGCACAAACAGGCAATGGAGCAGCCAACCAAAGCAATGGCACGGCAGAGCAAGCCGGTAACGGCAGCAGCGGCGGGAAAAATCAGGCCGGCGGTACGGCTTCGAATGGCTCTGCAGCGAACGGCACGGCCGGGAATAACTCGGCGACCGGTGCGGGAACGACGGGCTTGGCTGCTGGGGCAGGAGCTGCGGGGAACAGTTCTGCAACAGGTGGTGCTTCAGCCAAGGGCTCCACGAACGGGGCGAACGGCGCAATAGCGGGTTCGGCAGCAGGTGCAACTCCGGGCGGCGCGACAGCAGGTTCGGCAGCAGGTGCAACTCCGAGCGGCGCAACAGGTAGCGACGGATCCAAGGCAACAGCGGCCAAGCAGCAATTTGGGGTTATTGAGCCGACGTACATCCCAAGCGGTGTGAAAAAGCAAGATATCCGCGACATGAAGCTTGGAGAAGATCAAGCTGTGCTCCTGCGCTATTCCGGCAAGTTCAATTATACGCTGGTGGAGTCGATGCCGCAGGCTCAGACGGTTTCCTCGCTTCCGGGCGACATTGTAGATTTGGGCTATACGCTTGCCGTCATCACAGGCGATTCGAAGAAAACGTTGACGTGGACTTATGATGGGGTCGAGTTCAGATTATCCACCGGCGATTTGCCGCTTGATGAGATGATCAAGGTGGCGCAAGCCGTGCAGGGCCAGGTCGGAAAGTAA
- the alr gene encoding alanine racemase produces the protein MDPFYRPTRVEISLDALRHNLRAFQQVLPEHIKQMAVVKADAYGHGAYEVSKAALACGVEYIAVAFLDEGLELRQAGITAPILVLGYTPPEGVEIAWEHDITLNVYSLNVLEAIEELGRQGLFQLKPLKIHIKVDSGMNRLGLPTEAEAIAFIEKALQLPGVEVEGVFTHYACADEEDKTYTKQQHERFRRVVRHFEEKGVQFTYVHAGNSAAAIDTPELTFNMVRLGISMYGLYPSEEVNRRRIALEPVMSIKTGIVMLKTVPPGSGVSYGVTYFTQGEETLATLPIGYADGFSRMLSGKVSALVQGKRAPVVGRICMDQCMLNVTGFSDIHMEEEVVILGKQGDERITAEELAGLLGTINYEITCMISHRVPRVYTDNGTVVQTVNPLLKHKNG, from the coding sequence ATGGATCCGTTTTACCGGCCGACGCGGGTCGAGATTTCGCTTGATGCGCTGCGGCATAACCTGCGGGCCTTTCAACAGGTCCTGCCGGAGCATATCAAGCAAATGGCTGTGGTCAAAGCCGATGCGTACGGTCATGGGGCTTACGAAGTGAGCAAGGCGGCCCTGGCGTGCGGCGTCGAATATATAGCGGTGGCGTTTTTGGATGAGGGGCTGGAGCTACGGCAGGCGGGGATTACGGCGCCTATTCTTGTGCTCGGCTATACGCCTCCGGAAGGCGTTGAGATTGCGTGGGAGCACGATATTACCTTGAACGTGTACTCCCTTAATGTGCTGGAAGCGATCGAAGAGCTGGGGCGGCAGGGGCTTTTTCAGCTCAAGCCATTGAAAATCCATATCAAGGTCGACTCCGGCATGAACCGGCTCGGGCTGCCGACGGAGGCGGAGGCGATCGCTTTTATAGAAAAGGCGCTGCAGCTGCCGGGAGTTGAGGTGGAGGGGGTTTTCACCCATTACGCTTGTGCGGATGAAGAGGATAAAACGTACACGAAGCAGCAGCACGAGCGGTTTCGGCGGGTGGTGCGGCATTTTGAAGAGAAGGGCGTACAGTTTACGTATGTTCATGCCGGCAACAGCGCCGCGGCGATCGATACGCCGGAGCTGACGTTTAACATGGTCCGGCTCGGCATCAGCATGTATGGGCTGTATCCTTCGGAGGAAGTGAACCGCCGGCGCATTGCGCTGGAACCGGTTATGAGCATCAAGACGGGCATCGTCATGCTGAAAACAGTCCCTCCGGGCTCCGGGGTGAGCTACGGCGTTACGTACTTCACGCAAGGGGAAGAGACGCTGGCTACACTCCCTATCGGGTATGCCGACGGGTTTTCGCGTATGCTTTCCGGCAAAGTGAGTGCGCTCGTTCAGGGCAAGAGGGCTCCGGTCGTTGGGAGAATTTGCATGGACCAATGTATGCTGAATGTGACGGGTTTTTCCGATATTCATATGGAGGAAGAAGTGGTCATTTTGGGCAAACAGGGGGATGAGCGAATTACGGCTGAGGAGCTGGCCGGGCTGCTGGGGACGATCAATTACGAGATTACGTGCATGATCTCCCACCGTGTACCGCGGGTATATACCGATAACGGCACCGTCGTGCAGACGGTTAATCCGCTGCTTAAGCATAAAAATGGATAA
- a CDS encoding type II toxin-antitoxin system PemK/MazF family toxin — protein sequence MIVKRGDVFFADLSPVVGSEQGGVRPVLVIQNDIGNRFSPTVIVAAITAQIQKAKLPTHVEIDAEVHGFDRDSVILLEQIRTIDKQRLTDKITHLDEETMRKVDDALQISVGLIEF from the coding sequence TTGATTGTCAAACGTGGCGATGTTTTTTTCGCAGATCTTTCACCGGTCGTTGGTTCGGAACAAGGAGGGGTTCGGCCTGTCCTTGTGATTCAGAATGATATCGGCAATCGCTTCAGCCCGACGGTCATCGTGGCGGCGATTACGGCGCAGATTCAGAAAGCGAAGCTGCCAACGCATGTGGAGATCGATGCGGAGGTTCACGGCTTTGACAGAGATTCCGTCATCCTGCTGGAGCAAATCCGAACTATCGACAAGCAGCGGCTCACGGATAAAATCACTCATCTGGATGAAGAGACGATGCGGAAAGTTGACGATGCCCTGCAGATCAGCGTAGGACTGATTGAATTCTAA